The genomic window CGGTTATAATGTTCCCTTTGGTAAGTATAAACGTCCATATTTTCCTGAAAATGAAATGCTGTATTTTGCCGAAAAAGCTAAGAAAGCCACTTTTGTTTGTGAAGGTTACCGAGAAACTTTTGCCAGGGCAAAAAGTGGCGATGTCATTTACTGTGATCCCCCTTATGTACCATTAAGTAAAACAGCTAGTTTTACCAGTTATGTTGGTAATGGCTTTGGTTTAGATGAGCAAGCTGATTTAGCCAATATTGCTGAAGAAGTCACTGAGCAAGATAAAATATCAGTATTGATCAGTAATCATGACACTATCTGGACACGTAAAATATATGAGCATGCCAGTAAGCAAAAAACGATACAAGTAGCGCGCACTATTAGCCAAAAGGCGAGTAAACGTAATAAAGTTGCAGAGTTACTGGTACTTTATAAGTAAGCTTCTAAGTCACTTATCTTAAGGTAAAACTAAAGATACTGCCGCAATTAACACGCCTATAAATATAGCGACACCGATTACAGCAGCAATGATGAAGTGGCTTAGTTTTCCTTCACTAAAATCTCTATCGCGGTTTTTATTACTTTGTACGCCAAAAAAAGCGGCGCCGACGCTTTTAGCGGTCGTTTTAAAACTACTGCTTTTATCAGAAGAATTTGTTTTTTTTGATAAGTTTTCCGTTGGCATCATATAATCCTTTTGTTGGGTGACACTTGATAGTCGCTTACTTTTCGCGCTAAAACAATCCTAAATATATTTCATCATTATTATCTACACGTTTTAGCGTTATCGAACGAGCAACTTATTTCAAGGTGATCGCTAACGTGGTGGCGATGAACAATGATTACCTGTTTAACATAACAGGGTAAAGTCGATATAAATTATAAAAAATGCATATATTTTTGACAGTAAAATATAGCTAGTCTATGCTAAATTGTATATTTGTCTAATATACCGATTATTTATCTAATTTACTGATAAAAATAGAAAAAGGATTTTCCATTGAACACGGATCTACTCAATTATGTTAACTTTCCCGCTTTAATTATTAATGAGCAAGGAACTGTAGTTAGTCGTAGTAAACACATCAAGCATAAATATCATATTAATGAGGGAGATGACTTCTTTGCATTATGTGACAGTAAGGTTAGTTTATCTGAATTCATTCTCAACTTTTCTAATATGCCTTTAGGCTCAAATGATAAATGTTTAACACATTTTAGTTTTATCCAAAAAAATATAGAGGTGTATGTCAGTATTATCAGTAAACAGCCGATTCTTTTTCTGATTGAATATAGTGCTGAATTACTACAGGATTCATCTGTTGTTGACTTAGTCGACCACTCGAATAATTTATTGTCCTTAGTTGACAAAAACTATCACTATTTGTCAGTTAATGAACAATATAGCCATAAATGGGGCTTGCAAAAAACGGACATTATTAACCAACATGTTATGACGGTCTTAGGAGAAGAAGTGTTCAACAAAGTGGTTAAGAAAGAGCTCGATTTATGTTTTTCAGGTAAGGTGAGAACTTATACTGATTGGTTTTATTCAGAAAATAAAAATCAAATGCTCTTTCTCAAGGTTGCTTACCAACCTGTTTTTGATAGTCAATCAGACCAAGTTAACTTTGTAGCTGTCACAGTGACTGATATTACCGATATCCAAGTGCTTAATGAACAACTGACGGAACAAGCTTTCCATGATCCGCTAACCACCTTAGATAATCGATACGCTTTAATGGCATATTTCGATAAACTTTCCGCAACACTGACCAGAAATGATTGTTACAGTCTAGTGATGATAGACTTAGATGACTTTAAACGCGTTAATGATTCATACGGTCATAATATCGGCGATGAACTGTTAAAAGCCTTTGCAGTTAACCTAAAAAACACTTTACGTGCTGATGACTTTTGTTGTAGATGGGGTGGAGATGAATTTGTGCTGATATTAGCGCAAGGAAACACAGCTCAAACATTAGTCACTGCAAGATATAATATAAACGATCGATTTCAGCAACTGCAAGAGAAAGTTTACCAGGTGGCAAAGCATAAATTATCATTGAGATTCTCATTCGGTTTAGCTTTATTTCCTCAACAATCCAAGAGCTTAGAACAACTCATCTCGATAGCAGACAGCAAAATGTACCGTGACAAAAAACTACAAAAGTTAAGTTAAATCTCACCTCAACAAAGGTCCCTAGATTAAGGACCTTTTATTGAAGCATACACTTGGTTAATAATTATGATAAAACCCATAAGTTTCGTTTATTTTACGGTGTTGCTGATCAGCCCAAAGGTAATACTGATGATCTTGTAGTTGGCTTGCAGCTGCTTTGTCTAACAAAATAACTGCATTTTCATGCATCTGTAATGCGGATGCCGGACACATAGCGGATAAAGCGCCAGTGATCATTGTATTTACTGCCTGGGCTTTATTTTCTCCTGTCGCCATTAATAATACATAGCGAGCATCCATAATAGTGCCAATACCCATGGTCATTGCCATCGTTGGTTGTGTTTCACCGTCTTTAAATAAGCGGCTATTATCTGTCAGTGTTTGCTGTGTTAATGTTTTAATACGGGTACGAGATGATAAGCTCGAAGTCGGTTCATTAAAACCAATATGGCCATTAGCGCCAATACCTAATATTTGTAAGTCGATACCCCCTAATGATTTTATTTTGTTTTCGTAGTTAAGCCCTTGTTCACGTGGGTTTTGGTTATGGTTACACGTTGGTAGGTAGGTATTGGTTTGTGCGATGTCTACGTTATCAAATAAATGCTCTTTCATAAAACTCCGATAACTTTGAGCATTATTAGCATTAATATTATGGTATTCATCAAGATTAAATGACGAGACGTGACTAAAGCTTAGCCCTTCATTTTTATGTTTATTAACTAAATGTTTATAGAGGCTAATCGGGGTGCTACCGGTAGCAAGACCAAGCACAGGTTTGGCTTTTTTAGTGATTAATTCACTGACCCATAGTGCTGCATGCTCTGCAACTTGTTCAGCATCATCAAAAATAATTATTTGCATGTAAAATCCTTAAAATTTAATTTAATTAGGTAAAATTTCACTAATGGATGCAAATCGTTAATGTGATGAATATCGGCTTTTTGGTTTCGCTAAATATATTAATTAGGTTTAAATATTTTAGCTAGGCCGCCGTTTATTTTTAAATCAACACTCATATAATTGTACTACGCGAAGATTTTTTTTGCACTGTCTTTAACTATCTTTAAAAAGCCAGTAAAATTATTACTGGCTTATCTTTATTTATAAGTCGATATCAACCGAATAAGAAATGACAAACTTCATATCATCATTATCGATGTCGGTATCAGATACCGCAAAGGTAAAGCCATCTTTACTTAAGCTAACACTGTAATCGTTATAATCTTCTGCGATCATGGCGTCGTCAAAAGAATAATCGCCAAGATGAAAAGCTAAGGTTAAACCGTCAGCTACTTCAAACTCTGCTCCTGCTGCAATATATAAGCTGGCATCAGCAAACGCCGCACCGTCGTCGTTATGAATTCCGTAACTTGCTGAAAGTGAAAAATATGAATAGCCCAAAGAGCCATATATCTCGCCAAAATCATATTCGTTAGTACTATCAGCTTGGGCTGAGTCAGGGTAGGCATAATAAATATAACCTACATCATAACTAACATCTTCGTTTAATTGGCCGCTAAAACCTAAGTAGAAATCTACTTCAGCACTCGCATCATCACCAAAATCGACATTTGAAGCCCAAGCTCCAGCATAAAAGCCTGAATCGTCAGCATAGTCAATACCACCAGAAATAGCGGCAGCATTGTCTGTTTGGCTAACACCACGCCATATATAGTTACTACTAGCAGCAACATTAGCAGATAAACCTTCAACAGCTGATGCTTGTGTTGATAATAATGAAGTAGCGGCAAGTAAAGATGTGAGCGATATCGATAATAGTGTTTTTTTCATAATAGTCTCTTTATGTAGTAGTTTTTTATTTAATACTTTAGGGCTAAACCATACATTGCAAGGTAGATGCCTGAGCGACATAATAATATCAATAAATTTTACATAGTAATTTCAATGGCTTGGCAAGGTTGTTTTTTTATTATGAGGGTCTCTCACTAATAGACGAGCTTTATTGGTGCAATTAAATCGTTAACGCTCATAAAAAGTGCATAAAATATCGATTCGTATTTTCATAAAATATCGACTGGTATTATCTGGTATGGAGTGGTCTTTCTTGGCAGTCTTTCACTTTATAGTTAAGCCGTGGTTATAAAAAGTAATTAGAGCACGAAATAATCATGAGCATTCGACACTAAAATAGCAATCGCTGGGTAACATTGAGTTAAATAACGCTTGGGCGCATGAATTTATAGAGTTTTCCCTTAGGTCGTTGTTATAATGTTGAGCAATATTCTAAAAAGGTTTATCTATGTCTTCTTTTTTAATTGCTCCTTCTATATTGTCTGCTGATTTCGCACGTTTAGGTGATGATGTTGCTAAGGTTTTAGCTGCGGGTGCCGATGTTGTGCACTTCGATGTAATGGATAATCATTTTGTGCCTAACTTAACTTTTGGTCCGATGATTTGTCAGTCGCTACGTGATTACGGTATTACCGCTCCTATTGATGTACATTTAATGGTCAAGCAGGTTGATAGTCTAATTCCAGGCTTTGCTAAAGCAGGCGCAGATATTATCACTTTTCATCCAGAGGCAAGTGACCATATTGATCGTACTTTGCAATTAATAAAAGACCATGGCTGTAAAGCGGGATTGGTACTAAATCCGGCCACGCCATTGAATTGTTTAGATTTTGTTATGGATAAACTTGATGTTATCTTGTTGATGTCAGTTAATCCTGGCTTTGGTGGGCAATCGTTTATTCCAACCACATTGGATAAATTGAAATTAGTAAAAGAGCGCATCATCGCTAGTGGACGTGATATTCGTTTACAGGTTGATGGTGGTGTTAAAGCAGATAATATTGCTGAAATAGCGGCGGCGGGGGCTGACATGTTCGTCGCAGGGTCAGCCATTTTCTCAAAGCCAGATTATAAGCTGGCGATTGATGAAATGCGCAGCGAATTAGCGACAGTTAGCCAATAGTTTAATTAACAAATAAATCAAATAAAATAAAGAGAAATCATGAGTAAACCTATCGTATTAAGCGGCTGTCAGCCATCAGGTGATTTAACCATTGGTAATTATTTAGGTGCGTTAAAACAATGGGTTAGCATGCAAGATAGCCATGAGTGTTATTACATGTTGGTTGATCAACATGCTATTACTGTTCGCCCAAATCCAGCAGATTTGCGAAAGGCGACGCTTGATGGCCTAGCCTTGTATCTAGCCTGCGGCGTTGACCCAGAAAAGAGTACCATCTTTATTCAATCACATGTCCCTGAACATGCTCAGCTTAGTTGGGTGTTAAATTGTTACACACAAATGGGCGAATTGAACAGAATGACGCAATACAAAGATAAGTCACAAAAGTCTGAAGCAAATATGAATTCAGGTTTATTTACTTATCCAGTCTTAATGGCGGCAGATATTCTTCTCTATAATGCTGACCGTGTGCCGGTTGGTGAAGATCAAAAGCAGCATCTAGAATTAGCCCGTGATATAGCGACTCGTTTTAATAATCTTCATGGTGACACATTCACAGTGCCAGACCCTTATATTCCTGAATTTGGTGCGCGAGTAATGAGCTTACTTGAGCCGACAAAGAAAATGTCAAAATCAGACGCTAATCCTGGTAATTTTATTGGCTTATTAGAAGACCCTAAAAAAATCAGTAAAAAAATCAAACGCGCCATGACTGATTCTGATGAAGAAGCTAATATCTATTTTAATATTGAAGAAAAGCCAGGTGTATCAAATTTATTGTCTTTATTGTCTTGTTGTACAGGTGAAACCGTTGAACAGTTAGTGCCACAATAT from Colwellia sp. PAMC 20917 includes these protein-coding regions:
- a CDS encoding Dam family site-specific DNA-(adenine-N6)-methyltransferase; protein product: MIKKHRAFLKWAGGKYGLSDVINKMLPKGERLVEPFVGAGSVFLNSNFDHYLLNDINQDLINLYNIIKDNPQKFIKDSAIYFTPEYNQSEVYYRLRKEFNASSDSYFRSLVFLYMNRHGYNGLCRYNKSGGYNVPFGKYKRPYFPENEMLYFAEKAKKATFVCEGYRETFARAKSGDVIYCDPPYVPLSKTASFTSYVGNGFGLDEQADLANIAEEVTEQDKISVLISNHDTIWTRKIYEHASKQKTIQVARTISQKASKRNKVAELLVLYK
- a CDS encoding DUF2970 domain-containing protein → MPTENLSKKTNSSDKSSSFKTTAKSVGAAFFGVQSNKNRDRDFSEGKLSHFIIAAVIGVAIFIGVLIAAVSLVLP
- a CDS encoding sensor domain-containing diguanylate cyclase codes for the protein MNTDLLNYVNFPALIINEQGTVVSRSKHIKHKYHINEGDDFFALCDSKVSLSEFILNFSNMPLGSNDKCLTHFSFIQKNIEVYVSIISKQPILFLIEYSAELLQDSSVVDLVDHSNNLLSLVDKNYHYLSVNEQYSHKWGLQKTDIINQHVMTVLGEEVFNKVVKKELDLCFSGKVRTYTDWFYSENKNQMLFLKVAYQPVFDSQSDQVNFVAVTVTDITDIQVLNEQLTEQAFHDPLTTLDNRYALMAYFDKLSATLTRNDCYSLVMIDLDDFKRVNDSYGHNIGDELLKAFAVNLKNTLRADDFCCRWGGDEFVLILAQGNTAQTLVTARYNINDRFQQLQEKVYQVAKHKLSLRFSFGLALFPQQSKSLEQLISIADSKMYRDKKLQKLS
- the nagB gene encoding glucosamine-6-phosphate deaminase yields the protein MQIIIFDDAEQVAEHAALWVSELITKKAKPVLGLATGSTPISLYKHLVNKHKNEGLSFSHVSSFNLDEYHNINANNAQSYRSFMKEHLFDNVDIAQTNTYLPTCNHNQNPREQGLNYENKIKSLGGIDLQILGIGANGHIGFNEPTSSLSSRTRIKTLTQQTLTDNSRLFKDGETQPTMAMTMGIGTIMDARYVLLMATGENKAQAVNTMITGALSAMCPASALQMHENAVILLDKAAASQLQDHQYYLWADQQHRKINETYGFYHNY
- a CDS encoding TorF family putative porin, which produces MKKTLLSISLTSLLAATSLLSTQASAVEGLSANVAASSNYIWRGVSQTDNAAAISGGIDYADDSGFYAGAWASNVDFGDDASAEVDFYLGFSGQLNEDVSYDVGYIYYAYPDSAQADSTNEYDFGEIYGSLGYSYFSLSASYGIHNDDGAAFADASLYIAAGAEFEVADGLTLAFHLGDYSFDDAMIAEDYNDYSVSLSKDGFTFAVSDTDIDNDDMKFVISYSVDIDL
- the rpe gene encoding ribulose-phosphate 3-epimerase; protein product: MSSFLIAPSILSADFARLGDDVAKVLAAGADVVHFDVMDNHFVPNLTFGPMICQSLRDYGITAPIDVHLMVKQVDSLIPGFAKAGADIITFHPEASDHIDRTLQLIKDHGCKAGLVLNPATPLNCLDFVMDKLDVILLMSVNPGFGGQSFIPTTLDKLKLVKERIIASGRDIRLQVDGGVKADNIAEIAAAGADMFVAGSAIFSKPDYKLAIDEMRSELATVSQ
- the trpS gene encoding tryptophan--tRNA ligase, whose product is MSKPIVLSGCQPSGDLTIGNYLGALKQWVSMQDSHECYYMLVDQHAITVRPNPADLRKATLDGLALYLACGVDPEKSTIFIQSHVPEHAQLSWVLNCYTQMGELNRMTQYKDKSQKSEANMNSGLFTYPVLMAADILLYNADRVPVGEDQKQHLELARDIATRFNNLHGDTFTVPDPYIPEFGARVMSLLEPTKKMSKSDANPGNFIGLLEDPKKISKKIKRAMTDSDEEANIYFNIEEKPGVSNLLSLLSCCTGETVEQLVPQYEDKMYGHLKGDVANAVVALLEPIQQRYHQIREDQAYLDSVMKAGAEKASARASKILAKVYDAVGFIPRP